In Trifolium pratense cultivar HEN17-A07 linkage group LG7, ARS_RC_1.1, whole genome shotgun sequence, a genomic segment contains:
- the LOC123896898 gene encoding 30S ribosomal protein S13, chloroplastic yields MVQTLAMPVAPSLSIISKPQFSNRVSFPILNTPKPKVQRLNIVCVRVGGVEIPNNKRIEFSLQYIHGVGRNRARQILTDIKMDNKVTKDLSEEELISLRDEVSKYMTEGDLRRFNALNIKRLKEIQCYRGIRHIQGLPCRGQRTKNNCRTLKGKKVTIAGKKKK; encoded by the exons ATGGTACAAACGCTTGCAATGCCTGTGGCACCTTCACTCTCAATAATCTCCAAACCCCAATTCTCCAATAGAGTTTCCTTCCCAATTCTCAACACTCCAAAACCAAAG GTTCAAAGGTTAAACATTGTGTGCGTTCGTGTTGGTGGTGTTGAAATTCCAAACAACAAACGAATTGAATTTTCGTTGCAGTACATTCATGGAGTTGGAAGGAACAGAGCTCGACAGATTCTAACCGATATCAAAATGGATAATAAAGTTACAAAGGATTTGAGTGAAGAAGAGCTTATTAGTCTTAGGGATGAAGTTTCTAAATACATGACTGAAGGAGATTTG AGAAGGTTTAATGCACTTAATATAAAGAGGTTGAAGGAGATTCAGTGTTACAGAGGAATTAGGCATATTCAAGGACTTCCTTGTAGAGGACAGCGTACCAAGAACAATTGCAGGACATTGAAGGGTAAGAAGGTTACCATTGCTGGCAAGAAGAAGAAGTAA